A genomic stretch from Pyxidicoccus xibeiensis includes:
- a CDS encoding DUF5818 domain-containing protein: MKLTGRVVFRDIETGVWVLEGDDGTTYQLAGGDRKIKKDGQRIEAEGSVDRDMLTSAMVGPVFHVSSYRFV; encoded by the coding sequence GTGAAGCTGACCGGACGCGTCGTCTTCCGCGACATCGAGACGGGCGTATGGGTGCTGGAGGGCGACGACGGCACCACGTACCAGCTCGCCGGCGGGGACCGGAAGATCAAGAAGGACGGCCAGCGCATCGAGGCCGAGGGCAGCGTGGACCGGGACATGCTCACCAGCGCCATGGTGGGCCCCGTGTTCCACGT
- a CDS encoding serine aminopeptidase domain-containing protein: MVQKGQFLERATLVPVGREVMEGTAHRGTRAPPLLVIPPRPDEGGGMDHVLAAELVWAAANAGFPTLRFNHRGVGASQGTRGKDLALLEDAEAALRMLMENAGTSAVAVAALHGGAQVAVALQRKHVSVGGLCLVAPADIDPAILGQVTCPLLVVQGETDARLPRAAVSAAIVQAGGDLEVIDDAGATFQRNLPQVGHAVASWLRKLSGG; encoded by the coding sequence ATGGTCCAGAAAGGTCAGTTCCTGGAGCGCGCCACGCTCGTCCCGGTGGGTCGCGAGGTGATGGAGGGCACGGCCCACCGGGGCACCCGGGCACCGCCGCTCTTGGTCATCCCCCCGAGGCCGGACGAGGGGGGCGGCATGGACCACGTCCTCGCGGCGGAGCTCGTCTGGGCCGCGGCCAACGCGGGCTTCCCCACGCTGCGCTTCAATCACCGGGGCGTGGGGGCCAGCCAGGGCACGCGGGGGAAGGACCTGGCGCTCCTGGAGGACGCCGAGGCCGCCCTGCGCATGCTGATGGAGAACGCGGGCACGTCGGCGGTGGCGGTGGCCGCGCTCCACGGCGGGGCGCAGGTGGCCGTGGCGCTCCAGCGGAAGCACGTCTCCGTGGGGGGACTGTGCCTGGTGGCGCCGGCGGACATCGACCCCGCCATCCTGGGGCAGGTGACGTGTCCGCTCCTGGTGGTCCAGGGGGAGACGGACGCTCGCCTGCCCCGGGCCGCGGTGTCGGCCGCTATCGTCCAGGCGGGGGGCGACTTAGAGGTCATCGACGACGCGGGGGCGACGTTCCAGCGCAACCTCCCCCAGGTAGGACATGCCGTGGCAAGCTGGCTGCGCAAGCTCTCCGGCGGATGA
- a CDS encoding sigma-54 interaction domain-containing protein has protein sequence MTVVIGSSATHHRLIELASATASTDAEVLIMGPSGVGKELYARLIHEQSARARYPLVPVNCGALPLELFENELFGHVGGAFTGARGHSTGLVAEAEHGTLFLDEIDAMHPSNQVKLLRLIQQKEYRPLGDARPRRADVRIIAATNANLLTEVQAGRFRADLFFRLRVLPLRVPSLKERREDIPTLFDHFLQKYSAEYGKAPVRFTARAREHLLAYDWPGNVRELENCARYVLCTYPGATVDVEQLPLLHELAEPVRDVSIPALAPLPEPVEEEPAPSFAHEPLKAAKKRLVSAFERAYIEEKLHEHGGNIAAAARASGKHRRAFFALMRRYGLTASPG, from the coding sequence GTGACTGTCGTCATCGGCAGCAGTGCCACGCACCACCGGCTCATCGAGCTGGCGAGCGCAACCGCTTCGACCGACGCCGAGGTGCTCATCATGGGCCCGAGCGGCGTGGGCAAGGAGCTGTACGCGCGGCTCATCCATGAACAGAGTGCCCGCGCCCGCTACCCGCTGGTGCCGGTCAACTGCGGCGCCCTCCCGCTCGAGCTCTTCGAGAACGAGCTGTTCGGCCATGTCGGAGGTGCCTTCACGGGCGCCCGCGGACACTCCACCGGGCTGGTGGCCGAGGCGGAGCACGGCACGCTCTTCCTGGACGAGATCGACGCGATGCACCCGTCCAACCAGGTGAAGCTGCTCAGGCTCATCCAGCAGAAGGAGTACCGGCCGCTGGGGGATGCACGTCCACGGCGGGCGGACGTGCGCATCATCGCCGCCACCAACGCGAACCTCCTGACGGAGGTCCAGGCCGGGCGCTTCCGCGCCGACCTCTTCTTCCGCCTGCGCGTGCTCCCCCTGCGCGTCCCTTCGCTGAAGGAGCGGCGCGAGGACATCCCCACCCTCTTCGACCACTTCCTCCAGAAGTACTCGGCCGAGTACGGCAAGGCCCCCGTGCGCTTCACCGCACGGGCCCGGGAGCATCTGCTGGCGTATGACTGGCCGGGCAACGTCCGGGAGCTGGAGAACTGCGCCCGCTACGTGCTGTGCACCTATCCCGGCGCCACCGTGGACGTGGAGCAACTGCCCCTCCTCCACGAGCTGGCCGAGCCGGTCCGGGACGTCTCCATCCCCGCGCTCGCGCCACTCCCCGAGCCCGTCGAGGAGGAGCCGGCCCCCAGCTTCGCCCACGAGCCATTGAAGGCCGCGAAGAAGCGGCTCGTGAGCGCCTTCGAGCGTGCCTACATCGAGGAGAAGCTGCACGAGCACGGCGGGAACATCGCCGCCGCGGCCCGCGCCAGCGGCAAGCACCGCCGGGCCTTCTTCGCGCTGATGCGCCGCTACGGCCTCACCGCCTCTCCAGGCTGA
- a CDS encoding S8 family serine peptidase yields MRMQRWTLGGAVLALTLATACASDKREDAAPPPAESLDLQAADVVAGAIVVDFKDGTTKAEFDALEADWGVDLELNSVESADEALTVAVGVDDVEGVLARIRQHPGVEAAEPLMEVRASFTPNDPRYAEQWNLKMIDMPKAWERNHGKGVVVAVLDTGIAYEDHDEFKQVPDLKGVKFVKGFDFVNDDEHANDDHGHGTHVAGTIAQATNNREGVAGVAFEATLMPVKVLNHFGGGTTSDIADAIRFAADKGANVINMSLGGGGYSQVMASAVEYARKKGVTVVAAAGNGGRARVEFPAAYPGAVAVSAVGPEGTLAPYSSYGKELDIAAPGGDKRRGDQGGILQNTIDPRDPSRSVYASYQGTSMATPHVAAVAAMLYAAGAKGPDEVEKALYAGAKKMEGQAWSEQYGNGLLNAEASLAAVRGGMSQWPPLYWALALLAFILLTLRGGARPGFLNVLFKPAFLLPLLLSTVGAFFLRNWFGGAEGAAGDVVQVASLPIPDWERIIFGRGKTVSPLFYSALIPLLLSLPAIKWRGLRPAIGGMALGFAGFLAYSAWAGAPALAWMPFTFLAKPWLGFNTVICLVIGRAMLKKEET; encoded by the coding sequence ATGCGGATGCAGCGATGGACCCTGGGTGGCGCGGTACTGGCCCTGACGCTGGCGACCGCCTGCGCCTCCGACAAGCGCGAGGACGCGGCGCCTCCTCCGGCCGAGTCGCTGGACCTCCAGGCCGCGGACGTGGTGGCGGGCGCCATCGTCGTGGACTTCAAGGACGGGACGACCAAGGCGGAGTTCGACGCCCTGGAGGCCGACTGGGGCGTGGACCTGGAGCTCAACTCCGTGGAGAGCGCCGACGAGGCCCTCACGGTGGCGGTGGGCGTGGACGACGTCGAGGGCGTGCTCGCGCGCATCCGCCAGCACCCTGGCGTCGAGGCCGCCGAGCCGCTGATGGAGGTCCGTGCCAGCTTCACCCCGAACGACCCCCGCTACGCCGAGCAGTGGAACCTGAAGATGATCGACATGCCCAAGGCGTGGGAGCGCAACCACGGCAAGGGCGTGGTGGTGGCGGTGCTCGACACCGGCATCGCGTACGAGGACCACGACGAGTTCAAGCAGGTCCCGGACCTCAAGGGCGTGAAGTTCGTGAAGGGCTTCGACTTCGTGAACGACGACGAGCACGCCAATGACGACCACGGCCACGGCACGCACGTGGCGGGCACCATCGCGCAGGCGACCAACAACCGCGAGGGCGTGGCGGGCGTGGCCTTCGAGGCGACGCTGATGCCAGTCAAGGTGCTGAACCACTTCGGCGGCGGCACCACGTCGGACATCGCGGACGCCATCCGCTTCGCGGCGGACAAGGGCGCCAACGTCATCAACATGTCCCTGGGCGGCGGCGGGTACTCGCAGGTGATGGCGAGCGCGGTGGAGTACGCGCGCAAGAAGGGCGTCACCGTGGTGGCGGCGGCCGGCAACGGCGGGCGCGCGCGCGTGGAGTTCCCCGCGGCCTACCCGGGCGCGGTGGCGGTGTCGGCGGTGGGGCCGGAGGGGACGCTCGCGCCGTACTCGTCCTATGGCAAGGAGCTGGACATCGCGGCGCCGGGTGGCGACAAGCGCCGGGGCGACCAGGGCGGCATCCTCCAGAACACCATCGACCCGCGAGATCCGTCGCGCTCCGTCTACGCGTCCTACCAGGGCACCAGCATGGCCACCCCGCACGTGGCCGCGGTGGCGGCGATGCTGTACGCGGCGGGCGCCAAGGGGCCGGACGAGGTGGAGAAGGCGCTCTACGCGGGCGCGAAGAAGATGGAGGGCCAGGCGTGGAGCGAGCAGTACGGCAACGGCCTGCTCAACGCGGAGGCCTCGCTGGCGGCGGTGCGCGGTGGGATGTCCCAGTGGCCGCCGCTGTACTGGGCGCTCGCGTTGCTGGCGTTCATCCTGTTGACGCTGCGCGGGGGCGCGCGGCCGGGCTTCCTCAACGTGCTGTTCAAGCCGGCCTTCCTGCTGCCGCTGCTGCTGTCCACGGTGGGCGCCTTCTTCCTGCGCAACTGGTTCGGTGGCGCGGAGGGCGCGGCGGGTGACGTGGTGCAGGTGGCCTCGCTGCCCATCCCCGACTGGGAGCGCATCATCTTCGGCCGTGGCAAGACGGTGAGCCCGCTGTTCTACAGCGCGCTCATCCCGCTGCTGCTGTCGCTGCCGGCCATCAAGTGGCGGGGCCTGCGTCCGGCCATCGGCGGCATGGCGCTCGGCTTCGCCGGCTTCCTGGCCTACTCCGCGTGGGCGGGGGCTCCGGCGCTGGCGTGGATGCCCTTCACCTTCCTGGCGAAGCCCTGGCTGGGCTTCAACACGGTCATCTGCCTCGTCATCGGCCGGGCGATGCTGAAGAAGGAGGAGACGTGA